AGCCGAAATGAAGTGTTCATTACCTCCAAATTATGGTGCACCAAAACACGCCACGACCTTGTTCTTCCCGCCCTCAAAAGATCTCTAGcgtaagttttttttattttattttataaagcTAGGCAAATtccggatatatatatatatacacacacatggAGGCCCACAGAGATACTAACGTGCAAATCATCCGACTTGGTATAGAGGCGAAAGACTAATCAAACCGTTGGTTCCATCCGAAGTTTCCCTCGGGATAGTTGGAGCTCGAGCTCGCGTGCGAGTTCTATCGGTTAAAGCCAATGATTAAAGGCATCGGGCATAAGTATTTTTTATAGAGCtagccaatatatatatatatatatatatacacaccgAACATACTGCAAAATAGTCTAGAGTCGTTGTTGGAgctagttttatttttattttttcatttaataTCTAACCAATGAAGGATAATAGTCTAGAGTCGTTGTTGGAgctagttttatttttattttttcatttaataTCTAACCAATGAAGGATAGTGGTTCATGTTGTGTCCATGCCATTAAAGGTCGAACATTAGGGTTgaaggttaggaggtagttgagcatttttctattTTGTACTAGGCGTGGGGCTAGCTTGATGTTGTTTAGACTGCTAGTATAGTTCATGTTGTGTCCATACCACTTCCTCGTGTTCGTAGTACTATGCCATTAATATTGTTTAGTGTTAATTATTGCTCGTCTCTCTACTTTCCAGTTCCTACGTTGCTGGTGTTATCTTTCTGGCTTATGTTGTTGTTACTGATCTACTGTCTTTTTtggtcttcttgagccgagggtataTCGGAAATTAAATAGCCTTTTTACTCCTCCGGAACAGGGATAAGATTTGtatacacattaccctccccaaaccccactggtaggattttactgggttgttgttgttgtatctgaCCAATGAATGCCAAACATTTCTACATTGTCAGTGCAGTTTAACCTGTGATAACACTTACCTGTCACTTTTACCAAGTTGCTAATTAGTAGTTCACCTGTAATTACCTTAAGAGTGACTGGATTGTGTAAATAATTTTTACACAATCATGATGTATAGAACTTAATTAAGCACATGTGAAAAAATGTTTGTAGGACGCTGGGGATGGATTACTTGGACTTGTACCTAATACATTGGCTAGTGACGACGAAAAAAGGTAATGATAAAGAGATAAGGTTTGCAAATGAGGAAGTAATACCATTTGACATGAGAGGAATATGGGAAGCCATGGAAGAATGTCACAGGTTAGGTTTGGCAAAGTCAATTGGTGTATGCAACTTCAGCTGCACAAAACTCTCTCAGCTCTTGCACCATGCTACCATTCCTCCTGCCGTTAACCAGGTAATTAAGGATTTAAGCTATATACATTTAGTGTAACATAGTGGTTTAACCTTTTACAGCATGTTAGTTCTTATTTCAATCAGGTCATAAACTAATGCTTATTAAAGTGTAATTATCTTGTCACCGTATAGAACTTTTAACACTCATTTGTGCTACATAAAATGTTCAATTGTTTTGAAATGTATTTATAGGAATTCTCATCAATCAGagaattcaaaaagataaatctaaattataaatcacacgagtggaaAGATATTGACCAAGTTGGGATTCAAAAATAAAGTCtatattaaatatttaaaaagataaatttaaattatatgaaaggaaacatattcaacaCATTGTAGTTTgttactcataatcgctagaatactttgtgtcttgctaataaagatacttgaaataacttagtttaagtataagtagcataataggttttaggaattagtattttgagtttaattacttacTGGCTTGTAACAGTTTTCATAATTCTAAGGCCTAATAAAAAATTAATGCTTTATTAGTTTTAAACTTACTATATAAACATATTTTCCACATGCAAAATTTATTCgatacggttcggtattttttcgatttatttttataaaataaaaaacctaccctaattatcggtacgattatagatttatataaaaacctacgatttcttaaaaagaaacctaaaaatcaatTCGGTACGGTACGATTCGGTTAGTTTAGTCGATTTtcaaatatccattgacacctcTCCAAAAATATCCATTAACACCACTACTTGGAGCTAATCGTTCATATTTGAATTCCTTTTGAAGTCTGATAGTCATCTAAATTCATGTTGCAGTCAAATTGTTGTCGCCGGCTAGCACTTGTTCCCACATCGAGAAACAAGCTTCTCAATATTCTCTTTTGACATCTATACAAACTCTCGAGTCTCATGTTAATCAATATCGACCAGCAACTCCGGCTTTGATGGCTCGAAAGCTTTAATGCGAAGGTGATCATTTCCTCTTTCAATTCTgagtcactcttttctttttcttgtttttttaggtccgtttaccttgaaaatggtaattacaattaaatttaattttgtggttttaaaaatacgtgatatgtttttatgctagttgtttaggcaATAGATGTTAAGTAAGAGATCagaaaatgagataagagcttgTAGATAGTATAATTACCAAACCGAATGGCTGAAAatcagggcctcgagctggcGTATACGGGCCTCGAGGTTGAGTCGTATACTCGGCTAGGGGCAGTCGAGGGGGGGTcgggattaacagttatgataaaatcaatgatggttctttatggccaataataagcaataaatgaagaacaataaatagaacacaatggatGTAAGCAATAATGCAAGTAATGAGagcaagagaatatgttagagagcagagagaatgctCTTGTGTATTCAATATTAAGCATCGGatcccttacaaaatgacaatgatcccctttatatatcagagggaatcccaacatagtacaaatgtatTTATTACAAATATATGGGGATGGTACAACCATTTAAAGCCTTGATCCGGGTCTGAATTAGCCCACTAGGCTTTGCCAGCTCTAGCTAcacgccttgggaacttcccactttTTTGCCATAACCATCGATCTGTATTACCCCGAGGTCGGGCGTCGATAGCCCTTCGGGTGTAAATCTCGATCGTAGCTTCGAGCCTTTGACAACGTGCTTACCGAGCGTCGTAATGATCGAAAATTGGATCCTCCAATTTTAccatatacaaatagtccccgcgtttcctaGAACGAAGTGATAGGAAATGGTTTCGAACTTCTACTCCTAAGGCACTGTTACCATGATGTTAGCCTATTAGAGGATTAAATGTCATAACTCAAAAGCAGCGCAAGGGTCACCGTCAACACGACTATCGAGAAGCTCACGAACCTTTATTGGTTTGGCTTATTCGCTGCCCATACGACTTCTATAAATACCCCAATTGCTTAGTGACTCGCACTTTTGTGATTCTTTCAAGATTTCAAATCCAAATCCATCTTCCTCTACGCttctttatcttttgtttttgGTTTCCTACCTTCCTTAttgagaaaaagaaaacttttagtCGTCATGGCCAGAACCTCCAAGACAGTACCTCGGAAAGACGAAGCTGCTTCTTCATCTCGAACATCCAAGTATAAATCCAATGGTAAGCCCAAAATGGCTCCTACCGTCGAACAGTGTACACCCACCGAGTTCGATAGTATGAAGGATTTTTCCATCAATAGACCTTCATCTACGCCGGGTCAATGCGAACAAGTGTCCCAGTTCATTAGCATTGTGAAGGATATAGACAAAGTGCGGGCAGACTgcctgttacaacccatatccacatgtgttagttcatgccatatattagttaacataaatccaagaaggaattatctttgagatgataagaagtcaatcctattggtcttaagtgatacaagagtgtataagagtgattaaccagtattagaagttaaacgaatcaaggatgttgtaactcgaattttcaggtaatctagcggtgcttaatacactcaagaggtcatttatgaaggtattttaatcatataatattcgtatcataagtcttgaagtcaaacgagttatgaaacaaaagtcgacaaacgttgtcgcaacttaggttcataattttacttaaacattaggtcaaattttctaatcttttctcataatttacaaggaattatggggtgatctaccaacaaaattaaagatctatgagtctcgtttccaacgcattaaacctttcatcgatacgatctcggagtagagatatattcgcgttttcgcgagactgcgccaagcacctctctatggggcccactaaggcggtttaagatatttggacctatataggatgcctccaacccgttttaagtcatttcttttcactattttcagaccttagaaccctaggaacatcctctcaaggttctctcaagattcaagacccaaaaaagggcaaacaacacaaatcaagtgtcgggaattccgtggcgctagtaagtctcttgttcttcttgttgttgctcatttttgtgtcgtttcagctcatgtgggaggttgttttaaagggtttatgttctgtaaatactccctcatgttcttaatatcaatcctaggtgatttcaagccttctaaagtgattctagtgccgaaaaacactaattgatcgctagtttcgcttttttgttgttgtggcagcattggagggatatttcatggaaatttaaggtcaaattggagttgttctttctgtataaaggtaaggaacctcttactctatgtcacacctcctttttgcgcgcccggccccgaagggtaagatgcgcgggtggagtttttccaatttaagtgacaatattcgaaatgggattatttatttaattcagagtcgccacttgggaaaggtttggcttttggtgtcccaagtcaccggtttatcttgaatcccaaatcgaggaaatttttgacttttccaaatgaagtctgcgaaccagaaattctaagtaaggaattctgttgacccgagggaaggtgttaggcaccctcgaatcccgtggttctagcacggtcgcttaaattgttataatggctaaatatctgatttaaatacatgttgtgacttatgtgcttttattaagtttaaaccgcttttattattatcatttattttatagaattgcaacgtcgtgaaaatgcatctcgaaccacgtcacaatcaatgcacccgtagttgttaacgcatttcgactccattgagatttggattcgggtcacatcaatgtgcactcgagtttaagaacgtaatttaattaagccgtgcctaaagagtctaacgcgttattatttttgtagaaggccatgaaattcgctaaacggcctatcctggactctaaataattattatggttatttattgagggccccgcaattttgcatttttatttggcgaggctcgcctctattttagaaaaggatatcctaaagtggctacatttctaatacatttgtctctaggaaaataaaggagaaaaatactaaacttacttgtttaagcaactaacATACTAAATCCCTACTATATATGATGAATCCAAATTTTTGCTTGATTgcctaattggttgtttatgaggtaaGAATTATCTCATGCCTCGTCTTTAAGGAGTGAATAAGCtttgttaatttgctaaggggGTTGCTAATAACGTACACTAAATTTGCAAAAAAACGATCTTCCAGTTCGAATTGCAAAACTAGCTCATTtgggcttgataaatgaaatcagttgtttattaggaaaaccactgttaattgaactcaaaaatagTCGCGTTATTTCGAAACgatgaatctatattgaagcccATATCGAAACTATGTAGAAACAAGTAGTCCAATAACAGGGTCAGCATACATTATTACCCTGTTAACGTAATGCCGCATGAGAATTAGTTCGGGGTTCACTTATCTTGAATTCAAATAGAAATGAATGTAGCAGATTCGATGGTTCAGagatctaggcaaaaatacatacatatgcttgctatgattctatgttatgatatcataactgaaacaaaactAACAGTTGCATGCTTAAAAAAACACATCTGATCTATCAAGCCAATGCTATCTAATTGTTCATCTCAACTTAGAATATATGTTAATTTATACAGAATGTTTGCGgtttgcagttaaacaaatacaggctaaactaacattcaacctattttgaacaccagtattataacataaacagatgttcatttctttatttctgcttcaacttcaaactttcaacaacacatggtttcaggagttgtgtacctggaaatatttgacaattgaagaagagggaaatcaacagagtaacaatggcaacaggTGCAACAGCAATAACAGCAGGCAACAAACAGGGCAGTGGAAATAGAAAACCCCAGATAGGCCAAACTTCAAGAAGTAACCCAATGCAAACTAACAACCAgtgagctcagtttaaacttgaaAGGAACAGAATGAGCAGAGGAACAGATGAAATCCAGATGACAATATGAAGAAAACAGTTCCTGATTTTCCTATCCTTTCTCCCTTGTATTTGCCTGTGTGTGTTAATAAGGATGTATTCAGCTCTCTCTTCTCAAATCTATCCTTTCTCTGTATGCTCTCTATCTCCTCTAATATCAGGTGTTCTCTCTCTTTCCAACTGAAGGAAGTCTGTGTCTCTCCCTCTATGTGTCTTCCCTCCCCTGTATATATCAGATGTCTCCTCCTTCTCAGAACTGATGGAAGTCTGTGACTATGCCTAATCCCCTTTCCCTCTGTGTTCACTTTTTAATATCAGGTGGtgtcccttttctttttctcctatCTTCTCTATCTGTGTCTCTCTATGTGCCCTCTCGCTCTAATCTCTGTATCTATTCttcttttataagccttaacattaccccttttaacagcctgtttagaatatcacaacacccctcccatgtgctttccattttcagattccaattggctaattaagtatgaacaaaacccatgatattccctggcagactcactttaagtaatgtttattatttctgaggttaaagtagagtatgggcagcagaatgtagtctgacagcatatgctgtcaaactattttaattaaaaaggacctttatgcacatgttgtgcacaaatgcacatgacaTCAATTCAGATTAcagttacagaccaagccttaggtttctgaaaccacattaacaactataagtaactgaacttagttcttaattgattcaggcaatgttcaacagaagcaaatcgatttatttttgttcagacagttgaaactaattgacgacacatgtcgactcgactatattagttataacacgtACAATCGAcaccaaaatcagacattcaaaagtataggacacatgattcgaattgtactgactaaacagaattgtgcttcgaggaatcagttaatcagtacaaatttggaattcaactaattgcacaacaaatacatacatacacactatcagaacaagtagaagaagatactcaatcaaacaacaaaggttcaggcaaagtggacagggcatagttgataaaattcggggacaacaacaacaataaaagcctttcaaacaaacatggactaatagaacaaagaaaagagaacagaactcacctcaaatcccgaaaatcaaaaccttaactcggactcggacagacctttcttaaggctgaacggactttaatcgaagtgtttctcagatgagaaacacttcgattaaggtccattagaccttaatcctttgGTTTGAACAAGACACGGCCCATCGACGAGGAACCTTATGTTTccaaaatcagatctgggattcgtgcttccctggtcagattcggaccaaaccaatcatggtttggtcacgaggggggtcaggggagtgtctggtgtgaagctggggttaaacggtgtagatcgagttttgactcgaatcttcaaatgaagattcgagaaggtgggatgggattcgaacTACGTGGTTAGCAGATCCGTGTTctggatggcaagggggttctatggtgttaagggtagggtcaccggcgtccatgccgccggctttcatggtgaaggatacaagggcggctagggtttgaaggggacgggtttggtgaagacgaaggctggggtgttggataggggggcagggtatggtaaagggtttatatagttagtgggtaggtggatcctggccgttggatgaggtgtgacgaagggccaggatccttcgactaacggggaacggtgtcgtttcaagggtaaagggtttgggttggtccgggggagacgggtcgggttccttagtgggttatggggaatagatcttgaccgttgatcaatttgagatcaacggcccagatcaacctgtattaatacgacgtcgtttggacgctctgggtgtttagctggtgtggaccgggcaggcctggttttgggctgtttgtttgggccaattttaataaattggcccaatccggaagaagaagatttttttatattattattatttctttttcttctttattttaaaaaacaaaacaaagcaaaatcaaattaaaattaaatacacactcaatacaattacttgcacacacactaaaatatttcaaaacaggtaaaatcaaacaaaacaaaatcacggacgaagatgcctatttatgattttctatttaacgaccggattacggttcgaattatgcatgacacacacattttttgtattttgttttaaataataaaaaatacaaatgggcaaaagtcacaaataaatcaacaaagtgtcGTACAGAAATCctaaaattgtacagcaggaccaaaatttttttttttttttattcttttggagcgattgtcgcgcaaaacaaaaatcacgtgctcacagctgcccctctttgttcggaaacacgaagagttttcgtgcaaagataaagtgagcgtgtatgagcgatttttgcctacgAACTACTctgtatgaagcatgtttttttgaaagatctgaccgaatcttgcttcaaagatttcctacatatcctgggctaaacaggaatcaggtcaatgtagttcgggaaaattttggtagctgggactaccatgggattgcaatgcttgctgttactgctgttgctgtcgTCACTGCTGCGTCattgaccgccttattacaaccaaacgaaaattggaaactgaactaactacttatatgcatgtcaactgctagttacaagattcctatctatgattcttttatgacttgatcttgggtcttagctgattctgcttgtagactccgatctgaatcttgatgcttgcgagttgcggcgacttgtttaatctctgagatactgagtgagacgcgattggcagggttcagaaccttaaccaaatgttggagtcaatctgccttccttttactccgatatctcgggacatcttttttttctttttcttcgttgattccgaactgggactcatctcgtgggtcatttcgatccatgtggctcgaggttagacctgcgggagaaaacaaacgaacgaaattttctgccccagtttcactaggaaaatttcgttaattattcgccaggaagttcataaaattgatgaaagaggatatgcatgctcagttcagggttggagccctaataccgactagctggggaaaggttcagtttagggtcggAACTCtgatactgaccaactggggaaaagttcagcttagggtttaaaaccctaatgctgactaaaggaagaagctcagtttagggtttaaaaccctaatgctggctgaatggaaaaagttcagtttagggtttaaaaccctaatgctgactaaaggaaaaattcagtttagggtttaaaaccctaatgctgattaaagggaaaaattcagtttagggtttaaaaccctaatgctgattaaaggaaaaattcagtttagggtttaaaaccctaatgctgactgcatggaaaagctcagtttagggtttaaaaccctaatgctggctgaatgaaaaaaagtttagtttagggtttaatgctctaatgctgactaaaaggaaaattcagtttagggtttaaaaccctaatgctgattgcatggaaaaactcagtttagggtttaacccctaatgctggctgaatggaaaaagttcagtttagggtttaaaaccctaatgctgactaaaaggaaaattcagttttagggtttaaaaccctaatgctgattaaaggaaaaactcagtttagggtttaaaaccctaatgctggctgaatggaaaaagttcagtttagggtttaaaaccctaatgctgactaaaaggaaaattcagttttagggtttaaaaccctaatgttgattaaaggaaaaattcagtttagggtttaaaaccctaatgttgactgaatggaaaagctcagtttagggtttaaaaccctaatgctggctgaatgagaaaaagttcagtttagggtttaaaactctaatgctgactaaaaggaaaattcagtttagggtttaaaaccctaatgctgattgcatggaaaaactcagtttagggtttaaaaccctaatgctggctggatggaaaaagttcagtttagggttcaaaaccctaatgctgattaaaggaaaaattcggtttagggtttaaaaccctaatgctggctgaatgagaaaacgttcagtttagggtttaaaaccctaatgctgactaaaaagaaaattcagtttagggtttaaaaccctaatgttgattgcatggaaaaactcagtttagggtttaaaaccctaatgctggctgaatggaaaaagttcagtttagggtttaaaaccctaatgctgattaaaggaaaaattcggtttagggtttaaaaccctaatgctgactgcatggaaaagctcagtttagggtttaaaaccctaatgctggctaaaagaaaaattcagtttaaggtttaaaaccctaatgctggttgcatggaaaagctcaatttagggtttaaaaccctaatgctggctaaaggaaagagttcagtttagggtttaaaaccctaatgctgactaaaaggaaaaagtttagggtttaaaaccctaatgctggctaaaggaaaaattcagtttagggtttaaaaccctaatgctgattatatggaaaagctcagtttagggtttaaaaccctaatgttggctaaaggaaagagttcagtttagggtttaaaaccctaatgctgactaaaaggaaaaagttcagtttagggtttaaaaccctaatgctgactgaaaggaaaaagttcagtttagggtttaaaaccctaatgctgactgaaagggaaaggttcagtttagggtttaaaaccctaatgctgactggaaggaaaagctcagtttagggtttaaaaccctaatgctggctaaaggaaaaagttcagtttagggtttaaaaccctaatgctgactggctggggacaaagttcgagaatactaaatgatctatttttgagttttcttgttttaatagaagataaaagggggtttcgtggaaacttacctttcgagtgaattcatcattgccgaagtacttcctgtacccgtgtaccttcttctttgggcgacacctgcttcttgcacggttgtcttagattagacctgtttcaacctttcagacaaagaatcacttgttagttcggaaatgacggtcggtttggtgaccttgatcgttcccagttgctttcttgcgtctttatttctgttgtgaaattccgccattgatttgattcaaatggcgaaacccttttagactgctcaggcttgtatttctaGATTCTGCGATGATTTTCCTCGTAatgcctctttttttttctctttttgtcccgttttgattggaggttctcaacggggattttattggatgTATTCTGTGGgcatttgtacaaaaggaagctctgtgggggaatatttacgaagtggattctttgtgcggattttgtacaatggggcatgctgggtatttgtttcaaaacgagtttcccagggttcgttggggtaagcttgttggggaatatttacaaagggactcgctggggatgtgctgaggaaattccaacggggatttttgttttttcatattggggagactctgtgggagattgtacaaaaggagagactctgtggggatttgtacagggggagactctttggggatttgtccgaaggcggacttgctggggaagatttctctctttcctctttactttaaacaccatcaaacgtcatgatccatcaggcttgggcaatcgtaccaacgaaatgaggcgctttccttcatgagacgggattccgtgcaaacaaacctgccacctgccctttccggtgtatcctgaacttggggttaaaacacaaaagggattTGAAGAGAAGCAAAGAAAGGAGAACACAAATTccaggaagggagtgtcccttttgggacgagaaagacttatctgaggaagataatgctggctttaaatgacatgacatgctctttggactggacgtctgaccttccatgaacttgcgttttcctgaaccagaacagatctgtga
The Nicotiana sylvestris chromosome 11, ASM39365v2, whole genome shotgun sequence DNA segment above includes these coding regions:
- the LOC104245804 gene encoding methylecgonone reductase-like, which encodes MDMKQVFVPRVKLNSGHENSFIGMGTAPSLPPLNELVATFVGAIEAGYRHFDTAAAYGSEEALGLAVAEAVQRGLIMSRNEVFITSKLWCTKTRHDLVLPALKRSLATLGMDYLDLYLIHWLVTTKKGNDKEIRFANEEVIPFDMRGIWEAMEECHRLGLAKSIGVCNFSCTKLSQLLHHATIPPAVNQELCTWKYLTIEEEGNQQSNNGNRCNSNNSRQQTGQWK